ATACTAGAGAGCTTGAGGATGGCAAGCATAATATCTTTCACATTCAGGGAAGCAATAGTTGATGTTGAGTACCATGGTGAGGAGTTAAACCAAAACTTATCTGTAATGATCATGGTATTTAAaggctataattttttttaaagagagaattTATTGCATTTATAGGATACCTAATACCAAAGGGATGGAAGGTGTTGCCGTTGTTCAGGAACATTCATCACAACCCAGAATTCTTTCCTGATCCTCGCATTTTCGACCCATCAAGGTTTGAGGTATATATGTGACATAAGAAGAAAGGAAATCTTCACAGAAACTAGTTAGAAACAATTTTTCCAGCTTTGGTGGTTGATGTCTTTCTCTGTCACATACTTGTGTGTGAGAAGATGCGAGCacgtatttatttatttacttttttcgATCTGGGTTGCTGGTGGATGTAGATTGCCCCCAAACCCAACACTTTCATGCCATTTGGAAATGGAGTGCATGCTTGCGCTGGCAATGAGATTGCCAAGCTGGAGATGTTTGTCTTGATCCATCATCTAGTGACCAGATTCAGGTACAGTTCCAGTATATTTCATCGATCCCTCGGTGACCAGCTATTTCGCTGAAATCTTGTGAGCGAAAATGATGATCTTTTTTGCAGGTGGGAAGTGGTGGGATCACAAAACGGGATTCAATACGGCCCATTTCCTGTACCCCATCAAGGACTCCCAGCCAGATTTTGGAAAGAACCCGTCAATCTCGAATAAGATGCGTGTGCCCTTGAGTTCAAGACGCCTGCTCTCGTTCACGATTCTTTCTACCCTCCTAACCCAGCCCCTGTAGTTTTTTCAAGGGGTCCCTATCTCTTGATTACTAAATGCTTTGCCTAAAGTTACTCTTACTGCTCTTGTAATGAGGAGGTGATCGGTCCCAATTATCCCAGTGTAAGTCCGTGGACTATGCTTTATGCAAATTAATATGCGTAGCTCTTGCATTTTGTaagctttatttttgtcaatatactgataataatatataactataaattatataagagtTACAAGATCTCCATGGCCCATCCATCATCAGCTGAATGAATACCATTTGTTCATGTCAACTTAACCTCGCGCGAGGGGTTTGGCTGCAGTGGTGTCAGAAAGAACCACGTGTTCGTGCTCTGGCTGGCCGAGTGAACCCTAACAGGAGGGGTGCTGCCCTCTTGAGCTGGCTTGTGTGGTGTGGTTTGGTTCGGGTTTGGTTTTTAAGCTGctagtgttttttgttttttttttcccttcgtGTTTTACCGTTCAATGGGTAGCTatcaaaaagtaaataaataaagtgatGGGTCGACAATGTGTAAATGTTAATATCCAAATTTTTGTGCTATTCGATCCCAAGTTCCCAACCATTTACCGAAGCACCAATCCATTATCAAGAACAAGAATGAAACCGTCAATTCTTACACAGCATAGCTACTCCCACACTTGAcctaacaaaatttaaaaagaaaattatgagGGGTGTAATTTAACTGATTAGACCTTAGATTTACTTCTTAGAAGTTATTAGTTCGAGtttcacaaatctcagggtcgCTAAAGGcttatatgattattaacttcagggtccgtgagattagttaagGTACACGCAAACTGGCTCagacatccacattaataaaaaaaatctaaaaaaaaaaaaaaaaaagaacatagatcgaaaaaaacaaatagttagTTAATGCTAGGTAAGTGAATCATGGAAAACTTTCATAGGATCCACCAACTTATTAATGAAACTCTAGAATTATCCTTATAGGCCTCCTAAACTCCTAGCTCGCAATATTAGTTAATGCTAGGTAATTACGAGTGCAGCTGTTGAAAATTTTTCATGATATCTTATCACGAGTTTAATGATAGTAAATATCGAACTCCCTAACTCACAATATTTATATAACACGTGTATCGATAGTAATTAAACAATATGATCAAAAGTTAGATcgacaaaataagaagaagaaaaggagtagacataaagaggaaaaaacaataagacattaaatgaaataatatatatatatagaagcaCTTAAATATGTACCAATATGTAAGTTCCACCTAACCttaattaaggaaaaaacaaccaatattgaagaattaaaacaaaaactcattaaaacctaattaaagaaTAGGTTAACCCCGTTTAATTTTCAttagttttgtatttattgaccatataaaaccctaaataacataaaataaccTCTTAAATCATGCCTAACCTACATAGTACGTATATTATTATCActttattttacttataaaaactctaaaaacactcaataataataaaatttgaaaataataaaactacaCCAAAGTTCATCAAATTGTTAAACTGGATCTCTATTTTTTGTATaagatttttcatgttattgtCTTATATTGCTTTTTACTCATTtggagaaaattatatataaaatgtgtaTTATTCCATTCGaagagtttttctattttataaaataaaattaaaataaaggttcaaaaaatatttacccatgcctatattttttacaagttCTATTCACATCacatacaattaaaaataactcttTCAAATCTGTATAACTCAATTGGTCAGGATCTAGATTTGTTCTTTAGAAGTTACCAATTCGAGTCCTATAAACCTCAAAGTcattggaggcttatatggtcactagcttcaaggcccgtggaattagttgagatacacgcaagctggtccgAGACAGTACcgatgttaataaaaaaaaaaactctttcaaataaaaaaattccattctCGTGTCATATTATTGTACTGAATTAAACTATTCACTTAATACGCTTtacatattcatataatataatagattttatttcaataaataatgaaactccttttctgtttttgtaaGAAAGACGTGGAATTTTCTTATAACAAGACATGAtatggaaaatatattttcaatttctaaccatgttgataaataaattggTGCAAATATATCAGTGGTTATTATTTTCAAGAGATTTCATTATAAATAGCCATGCACATGTATATATGGAATAAACACGTATAAATATTAGCTATTTTATACCcatagtttttatttcaatacaataaagatttatttatatgttttaaaaatcaataaactaatttaatatttacaaATTATGAAGCTGTACATAAAACTTTacacattttaaaaaccaaacattttaatttaataaatgctAAGTATATTTGCTcataaacaattcaaaataatctattaaagattttaagaaaatattattatttaataattaacacaatacACATGTGAGATGTGCCAAGAACATATACTATCTATAAATATGTAAACAGAAGCCCCGTTGATCAGGATTCAAGCAAGACTGGGGTGGTTGGTGGGTATTGCTTGTTAACAAGCCAGGAATCCAGCAGCAGCAAAACACTTGttctttgattattattttcacGGGCTTGGTCGTCTTCCACTCGAGCCCTGGCAGTACAAGCCATGGCCCAGGTCTATCAATTTCAGTTTAAACAAGCCTGAAGCCCAGGTCAAGTTAATCAAGTATGAGAGGGGTTTCTCCTCCTGCAAaggcaagaaaaacaaaaaaaaaaggtggaatTTGTCTACTGTAATTGTTATACATTCAGTAAAGTCTTGTTCCTTCTTAATTTCTGGTTTCCACAGTTGGCCATGCATGAATCGTCGATCTTTCTGATGATTTTTACTGTTAGTCGAGCAATTTTAAAAACCAGTGATTTGGTAACTATAATGTTTGATACGCGTCTCGATTAAGCATATATGCACTCTGTCTAAGATACAGCTCAGGGGCTTGGGATTGGTCTGTGTTTGTTCTCATATTTGATTGTTCGAATGCTCTCTCAGATCTGTATTACACGTTCACTTCCCCTTGAGTTATATGCTGCCTGACATGTGAAAACCTTGCAGACTTCTGACTATTTAGCCATGAAATGGCAACGAAGATGAGCTTTGCAGAGGATGAAATATAGGGTGATTTATAAATTAGGTTGAGTTGCCTGCTAGCTGGTAACTACGATTTGCAAGTGATTCACAACTGGACGTTTACATTAACGTCAAATGAATGTCTCTCGAGGTCGAGCTCAGTTAAGCCATCCCTTGCATATCTCGTAttctcttgtttttcatttaaatattccATAAGAGATTGCCATCTTCATTGCCTGTGTCATTTTGAACCCATCTGCGAATGGATACTGTATCCCCTGTCTCGCTATCTCAACTCTTATAACTAgtgtttatttctctttttttaaaaaaaaaaaaaacaagaagaagaagaagtcgtCCAACAGTTTCGGAGCAAGCATAGTTTTAGTTTCCCAACATTAATTGTCTATTTGGGCAATAAGATTtgcaataaaaaactaaaacatgtgGTAAATCAAATTTACCAAGCTTGTTCGTTTGTTTGCTTTGAGGAAGAAGTAAATGCTACCAAGGACAAACATCTGCAATTGAAACCAGACACATGCTTCCGACCTTGTAGTTTCTGGTATTTTTGAGAAACTAAAACCAGAAAATTATTCAATTCTTCACTTTTACCGACTCGTGGTTGGAACAGTGAAGTTGATGTGAAattcaattgaatttatttataaaaaaaacttatgtaaGGAAATTACTAAGCCTAAAACCCAATTTGGAGTTGTGGTGtgactttttttcaaaaaataaattgttttaaattattattttttgtattttgatattgttttaatatgttaatgttaaaaataaatttaaaaaataaaaaaaatattattttattacattttaaagtaaaaatattttaacaagtattttatatttctgtgatattgtttttaatgtgtttgagagtgtggtgaaaattacttttaaaaaaaaattgttcgaaaatgtattaaaataatatttttttaaaaaaaattatttttaatattaacatattaaaacaatatcaaaatataaaaaaataatttaaaataaaaaatttaaatatttttaaaatacaaaaataaaaagaacaaacaataaatttatttaatatataaagagTACGAGAATCGGCTAAAGCAAAGCTGCCTAACGGCCCTAACCCTAAAAAACGATGGGCGCATCCCACCCTACCCCCACGTGACGCCAACAACctcctaaaaagaaaaaagaaaaaaaaatcattttccttgTCAAATAAGTAAATGGGTAAATCTCAGATTAGTCCCAACCAATTACCCATTTCTCAAGTAGAACCCGatctattatttttcatcaaatggaTCTCTATTTGTTCATAAGTTTTCAATCGAGTCCTTTATTCTAGAATGAATGCataaatttttacataaaatgttaatattattcaaaatctACTTCTTTTCTTGACATACGTAAATAGTTACTTTGAATAGAGATAAAAAATTAGCCTTGATACATGGCAGAGTCTATTGACAAAAGAATAAGCCGGGGATACAATTGAGGACTGTTGTATACTCCGGGGAGTAATATGGGATTGCCCTATAAATAAAACAACGCCCATTTTTTTTCGCTGTCTCCCAGCACGGACACTAAACAACACAACGAGATCTGATTGTCTCTATAACCCCAAATTTATTACTCGTCATAAAGAACACCTCCTTCTttctcactttaatttttactaaaattagtGAAATTCGTTAGCAGTTGAGTTGTTTTGCTCTTAATTTGGATTATTATGGGAGAATTAACGACAATAATTGATGCTTAACTCTACAATTTTGGTTGGAGATCTCTCGCATGGACTCGATCTTGAGCCACAATGGCTCTGCAAACCCCTCTCATTTCCTCCTTTCCATTTGCTtcgcttttattttcttccctgCTCGCTTCTTATTGGACAGATTCCTTTTTCGAGTAAGATttctctgcttctttttttatttagttatttttccagcttttatcatttttttggcTGTTTAGTTATCGGAGgagaatttatttatgaattgatCATGATTTAAGGACTTTTATTGGAATCTGAGGTTGATGAATGATGAATGAGATTTTAATTGAGGTGAAACAGAAGCACAGGCTTTAAATTCTAAGCAAATCttattgttttgtaattttatttctttcaacgAGGATACTTGGAGAATTTTATTACCTCTCCCTTTCATTTTCATGTCATTAGATAGATGACAGCTTCAAGGATATAGATCTCGTTTGATTTCCGTCACCTTCGTTTTTGAAAAGATCTGTTTTGAAATCACCGTGCATTAATCTTTCATGATCCCGTTGTTTGACTTTCATGAGGTGCTACAgtgcttgaaaaataattgctaaGGGTTTTTCAGTTGTAGGATCATGACTAAGGCCTTGAAATGTAAAATAGTATGGATTTTTGTTCCCTCTATCAGAAACTCGTTGAATTATGCAGTTAAGGTTGTTgcaatgttttcttttgctcAAAAAAGTTCCCTACAGCTCTGAAGATCTTCTTATTTGCAAGTGACCTTGGCCGCAGTTAGTGGTAGGAAATATTGTGTGAAAATGCCATAGATATGCTGAGGCGGAAATCTTCCTTTTGCATTGTGGCACATCAATCTTGAACAACATTTTTAATTGCTATCATACAATGTCAGGTATAGGCGCTTATGTCTTTATTTAAGCCAACAAATCAGAAACAAATTTGCGTGCAAGTCTGTAACTCTATGCTATAGtaatgttgaatatttattttccttacaATTCAGGGTATCCATGTGCCCAATATGACCACTTTATCATAGTTCGTGCTTTGTTTCTTGCCTACTGTGACTCCTTGCATAGAAAAATATGCATGCCTTTTATCCATAGGATCCTGATAAATTCCATATCTCTCAGAGGCTGGCCATTTGGTTGTTGCATAGTAAAGCCAGAGCCATTCCATCAAGGATTGATGAGGCAACAATTGTAAAATGTTCAGAATCTATGTGGAAGCTTACATACTATGCTACTGTTGAAATATGTGCTCTGAAAATTACCTGCAACGAACCATGGTTCAGAGATACAGAAGAGTACTTTAGAGGCTGGCCACATCAAGAATTGAGGTGAGTGATTCATATGCTATGAATTTCTGCAGTTCGTGATGATAGTTGCTTACTAGTTATGCATAACTGGAGTATTGTGGATGTTAGAAATGCATTTTATGGCTTGGGATATCAAGTATTTTCCAGAGGCTTTCATATTTCGGTTACTTCTAAGAGGGCCACATCAGGGGTCTTAGTTTCCTTGATTGAcgcaaattgtttttatttcaggTTTCCAGTAACGGTTTTCTACATGTGTGAATGTGGGTTCTACATATACAGTATTGCTGCCCTCCTTATGTGGGAAACTAGAAGGAAAGATTTTGCTGTGATGATGTCTCATCATGTAATTACGGTTATATTAATTGGATACTCATATATTACAAGGTAACAATTCAGTCTTTCCTTTGGTACTCTGAGTTGTGAGCCAGCAATACTCCAATTCTCTTCTAGCCTCATCATTGTCTCATGTCTGTAGAGAACCTCATCTTGTTGCTTCTTTCTGGTTCCCAAAGTTGGATACTCATACCAAAGATAGCTGCATAGATTATAAAATCTATCATGTTTTCCAAAGTTGAATGCTAGTTATCATGTTTTTCAACCTACTCATTAGCTGATGCTTTCATTAATACTAAATGAAGTCTTCTTGAGGTTAAGCGGATTCTCCTGTTCTCTTTCTCCCTCCTCtttatttttagtcattttacaaGCCTTTTTAGATCGAGATGGAAAACCTTTTTGAGAGTAAGTTCTATGCAAGAGCTAAGCTCTTTAGAGTTCTATACTCATGCCCCTCTATTGATTTATGTACACAATAATATTCGAGATTGAGGTCAATTAAAACTGTCCGTTATTATTAAGCCAATCCAGctgttctctttctttcttcctttttttctttattgttagtatttttacaaatatatttatattgagaTGCCAAAGCTTTCTTTCCTTAGAGTTATATTCTTGTGGCcctcttttgattttctttacaGGAGTAGCTATTAAGACTAGCAAAGTTTAAGTAATACTTTATCTGGACACATTCAATGAGTAATTAACTTATAAACTTTGCCATGCAGATTTTTCCGGATAGGCATGATCATCCTCGCCCTGCATGATGCAAGTGATGTATTCTTAGAAGCTGCTAAAGTTTTCAAATATTCTGGCAAGGAGCTTAGAGCAAGTGTTTTCTTTGGACTGTTTGCCGTCTCATGGCTCATACTACGTCTAATATTCTTTCCCTTTTGGGTTATCAGAGCGACAAGGTTTGTCTTCATGGTAGATgacttattttcattaattttggcTCCTTTTCCTCATCTACTATTTGGTTGGCATTTCACAGCTATGAATTGGTGAAGTTTTTGGATTTATCATTGGCCTATGACAAATTAGTTTACTATGTCTTCAATACAATGCTGCTGATGTTGCTTGTATTCCACATATACTGGTGGATCCTGATATACTCAATGATAATGAGACAGCTGAGAAACAGGGGAAGAGTGGGAGAAGATATAAGATCTGGTAAGCTTTctactcttttaattttacaactGAATTTGGAACATGAATGGAAAATTCCAGATTAGAGTGAGAAGGTCAGCCTGTATGTCTATGGTTTCCTTCAGAGTTTTAGAACCCCCTTGCCCTCTCTCCTCTTTTTAACTTCTGCTTTGAGCATACAGAGCCTGAGGAATGAAGTTATTAAAACTTTACTTCAAAGAGGCTGCCTTGGGCATCATTTATTCCAACAATATGATGAGTTCTTGAACAGTCCCTGGCACATATTATCAAGAACTGCTAAATGTCATCTGTTTATCATCTCGTTTCACTTCATATATCATCTTGGTTTGCGgatttgtggtttttttattgagagCTATTAACTTCTTTTAATACAATTGCAGATTCAGAAGATGATGAATAGGTGGACGCCTTGATCAACTTTTTTGTTCTCAGCAGTGACTCTGAGGAGATTAGTTTGACTTATATTTAGGTTTGTATCTTCGGTCTGTTGGTCTTCACCAATTAGGTGAATAATTTACATGTTTCAATATTGATCAATTCTTCATGGCGTAGAGATGAGGAGATAGGACCCTGGTGCAAatctcttgatttctttttggtGTACAAATAATAGGCAGTTCCTGTATGAGATCAGTCCATATATTGTTAAATGGAAAGTGGAAAAAGTAGCTTCttaatacattttcttttcctggTGTGTTAGTCCTAATCACTTGTTATATTGTCAAAGCCTATGGGGAATTGCGTAGATTCAGAAGCATGTGTTGGGTTGAGCAATGGTGGTTTCTTATTACATCCTTAAGACATGATgcattcaaaatttcaaatccCCTCCCTTTCACTTCGGCCccaaaatttcaaatcattttgagcTGGAAAAGCCATTTTGTCGCTGCAGACTGAAAGGGCCGCTTCAGTCTGGAAAATCTTTTTAAGATCATGATGTGTTTTTCGATCAACGATCAACAGAGTAgggttttgaaaaatcaaaaacctCGACAAATCTATGCATAAGATGTGATGCTGCATGTTACCTGAGACAAACAAGAATGATGTGTTCCTTCTTCATGAATGCTGGTTTGCTACCATTTGGAACATGCATTCAGCGCTCATCCCAATTTGAACGCTTATCAATAATTTAAGAGGT
This region of Populus trichocarpa isolate Nisqually-1 chromosome 9, P.trichocarpa_v4.1, whole genome shotgun sequence genomic DNA includes:
- the LOC7457532 gene encoding ceramide synthase LOH2; translated protein: MDSILSHNGSANPSHFLLSICFAFIFFPARFLLDRFLFRRLAIWLLHSKARAIPSRIDEATIVKCSESMWKLTYYATVEICALKITCNEPWFRDTEEYFRGWPHQELRFPVTVFYMCECGFYIYSIAALLMWETRRKDFAVMMSHHVITVILIGYSYITRFFRIGMIILALHDASDVFLEAAKVFKYSGKELRASVFFGLFAVSWLILRLIFFPFWVIRATSYELVKFLDLSLAYDKLVYYVFNTMLLMLLVFHIYWWILIYSMIMRQLRNRGRVGEDIRSDSEDDE